In Flavobacterium sp. N1736, the following are encoded in one genomic region:
- a CDS encoding M1 family metallopeptidase — MHKIILLSFLSFGLNSAFAQNAPYWQQHADYKMEVSMDVKNYQYKGKQELVYTNNSSDTLKKVFYHLYPNAFQPGSEMDARLHSIKDPDGRMVNKVKGADGKDVKQSRIETLKPNETGFLKITNFKQDGATAETRTSGTILEVTLAKPILPNSKTTFTLDFDGQVPVQIRRSGRNNNEGIELSMSQWYPKLAEFDFEGWHADPYIAREFHGVWGNFDVKITIDKDYTIGGSGYLQDKNEIGHGYEDAGVTVTYPKKAKTLTWHFIAPNVHDFTWAADKQYTHDVVKGPNDVDLHFFYKNDPKTTANWKQLEPLMVKVMDYYNHKVGAYPYKQYSFIQGGDGGMEYAMCTLMLGSGTLEGILGTATHELGHSWFQHILASNESKHPWMDEGFTTYIEDSALNELKGDKKEVNPFKGNYNAYYSLVNSGKEQPQTTHGDRYDENRPYSISAYVKGSIFLSQLAYVIGQENLDATLKRYFNDFKFKHPTPNDIKRTAERVSGAELDWYLIDWAETANTIDYGIKDVADNAGKTTVTLERIGRMPMPIDLTVEYTDGISESFYIPLRMMNFIKPNPNPNVKRTVLDDWAWAMSNYSFTIDKSKTAIKKITIDPSGLMADVKAANNVYEVK; from the coding sequence ATGCATAAAATTATTCTACTTTCTTTTTTGAGTTTTGGTTTAAACTCAGCGTTTGCACAAAATGCTCCGTATTGGCAACAACATGCCGATTATAAAATGGAGGTTTCGATGGATGTAAAAAACTATCAGTATAAAGGAAAACAAGAATTGGTTTATACCAATAATTCATCAGATACTTTAAAGAAAGTATTTTATCATTTATATCCAAATGCGTTTCAGCCGGGAAGCGAAATGGATGCGCGTTTGCATTCTATAAAAGATCCAGATGGAAGAATGGTAAACAAAGTAAAAGGTGCAGATGGTAAAGATGTAAAACAAAGCCGCATTGAAACGTTGAAACCAAATGAAACAGGATTTTTAAAAATCACAAATTTCAAACAAGATGGCGCAACGGCAGAAACAAGAACGTCGGGAACAATTTTAGAAGTGACTTTGGCGAAACCAATTTTACCAAATTCTAAAACAACATTTACGTTAGATTTTGACGGACAAGTTCCGGTACAAATTCGTCGTTCAGGAAGAAATAATAATGAAGGAATTGAACTTTCAATGTCACAATGGTATCCAAAATTGGCCGAATTTGATTTTGAAGGCTGGCATGCAGATCCATATATTGCGAGAGAATTTCACGGTGTTTGGGGAAATTTTGATGTAAAAATTACAATCGACAAAGACTACACAATTGGCGGTTCAGGATATTTACAGGATAAAAACGAAATTGGTCACGGTTACGAAGATGCCGGTGTAACAGTTACTTATCCTAAAAAAGCAAAAACATTAACATGGCATTTTATTGCGCCAAATGTTCACGATTTTACCTGGGCAGCTGACAAGCAATATACACATGATGTTGTAAAAGGACCAAACGATGTTGATTTGCATTTTTTCTATAAAAATGATCCAAAAACAACTGCAAATTGGAAACAATTAGAACCTTTAATGGTAAAAGTAATGGATTATTACAACCATAAAGTTGGTGCTTATCCGTATAAACAATACTCATTTATTCAAGGTGGAGATGGCGGAATGGAATATGCAATGTGTACTTTAATGTTAGGAAGCGGAACTCTTGAAGGAATTTTAGGAACTGCAACACACGAATTAGGACATTCATGGTTTCAGCATATTCTGGCTTCAAACGAATCAAAACACCCGTGGATGGACGAAGGTTTTACAACCTATATTGAAGACAGCGCTTTGAACGAACTAAAAGGAGATAAAAAAGAAGTAAATCCGTTTAAAGGAAATTATAACGCTTATTATAGCTTGGTAAATTCCGGAAAAGAACAGCCACAAACAACACACGGTGATCGTTACGACGAAAACAGACCTTACAGTATTTCAGCTTATGTAAAGGGAAGTATATTTTTGTCGCAATTGGCTTATGTTATTGGACAAGAGAATTTAGATGCCACTTTAAAAAGATATTTTAACGATTTTAAATTCAAGCATCCAACTCCAAATGATATCAAAAGAACAGCAGAAAGAGTTTCAGGAGCTGAATTGGATTGGTATTTAATTGACTGGGCAGAAACGGCAAACACAATCGATTACGGAATTAAAGACGTAGCTGATAATGCAGGAAAAACGACGGTAACTTTAGAAAGAATTGGAAGAATGCCAATGCCAATTGATTTGACTGTAGAATATACAGACGGAATTTCTGAAAGTTTTTATATTCCGTTAAGAATGATGAATTTCATTAAACCAAATCCAAACCCGAACGTAAAAAGAACCGTTTTGGATGACTGGGCATGGGCAATGTCGAACTATAGTTTTACTATCGATAAAAGCAAAACAGCAATTAAAAAAATCACCATAGATCCAAGCGGATTAATGGCTGATGTAAAAGCCGCCAATAATGTTTATGAGGTGAAATAA
- a CDS encoding DUF418 domain-containing protein, with protein sequence MTNSFLPIQEDKRTAIVDILRGWALLGVAIGNYVDYRYIGLERFILKKGLFSQIISYFNLYIFSAKSWTLLSILFGYGFAVLINNVAEKGKNPVSFFCWRMFILFIFAFINSAFWLGDILKDYAFLGLLLLFFYKSSSKTILRTCGILLLIIPFLSAYINSIKQTLPDVQSTATYLKLFYSDNWLDVFKFNLLGTYYQEMISLGYAVTVHVVMFALMLLGFYAQRINFFNRLPEFKKGLKKTVIITLILAIIAGVLFEIAIKQKFVFTYFHPVFWIIINTMIFIASGICLLYTNGKLKTIFSYFRVSGKMTLTNYLMQNIIAAFLFSGMGFKIYNTLPYWFYFFLAIFVFTIQLFISKWWLSKYNYGPVEWLWRVLSYRKMFPLKKTAQSEIITDVKPV encoded by the coding sequence ATGACAAATTCATTTTTGCCAATTCAGGAAGATAAAAGAACAGCTATTGTTGATATTTTAAGAGGCTGGGCCCTGTTGGGAGTCGCAATAGGAAATTATGTTGATTATCGCTATATTGGATTAGAACGTTTTATTTTAAAAAAAGGTCTTTTTTCTCAGATTATCAGCTATTTTAATCTGTATATTTTTTCTGCTAAATCCTGGACTTTGTTAAGCATTTTGTTTGGATATGGATTTGCTGTTCTTATTAATAATGTTGCGGAGAAAGGCAAAAATCCTGTTTCTTTTTTTTGCTGGAGAATGTTTATCCTTTTTATTTTTGCTTTTATAAATTCGGCTTTTTGGCTGGGTGATATTTTAAAAGATTATGCTTTTTTAGGGTTATTGCTTTTATTCTTTTATAAGAGTTCATCTAAAACAATTCTAAGAACGTGCGGAATACTTCTTTTAATAATTCCGTTTCTTAGTGCCTATATTAATTCGATCAAACAAACATTGCCGGATGTGCAATCGACCGCTACATACTTAAAATTATTTTACTCTGATAACTGGCTCGATGTATTCAAATTTAATTTGCTGGGCACTTATTATCAGGAAATGATTAGTCTTGGTTATGCTGTTACGGTGCACGTTGTGATGTTTGCTCTTATGCTTTTAGGTTTTTATGCTCAAAGAATTAACTTTTTTAATCGTTTGCCTGAATTTAAAAAAGGATTAAAAAAAACGGTTATTATCACACTGATTTTAGCCATAATTGCTGGTGTTCTTTTTGAAATCGCAATTAAACAGAAATTTGTTTTTACATATTTTCATCCTGTTTTTTGGATCATAATAAATACCATGATATTTATTGCATCGGGAATCTGTTTATTATATACCAATGGAAAACTGAAAACAATTTTTAGTTATTTCAGGGTTAGCGGCAAAATGACTTTGACCAATTATTTAATGCAAAATATTATTGCTGCTTTTCTTTTTTCGGGAATGGGTTTCAAAATTTACAATACTCTGCCTTATTGGTTTTACTTTTTCCTGGCTATTTTCGTTTTTACAATTCAGTTATTTATAAGCAAATGGTGGCTTTCAAAATACAATTATGGTCCTGTAGAATGGCTTTGGAGGGTATTAAGTTACCGAAAGATGTTTCCATTAAAAAAGACAGCACAAAGCGAAATTATAACAGATGTAAAACCTGTTTGA
- a CDS encoding DUF885 domain-containing protein, translating into MKKPLIFSFTLLFVLFSCNKKQDNTDASSGSGDEAFLKLSEKYITESLQWSPQLGVYLGLHEYDGKLGHYSKSDLDKRTASLKKFDQELTAIDSSALSKKTYYDWKILKSNAKSELYSIEDLKVYHKNPMVYAGVIDVNIYIQRNFAPIEQQIKSIIAIEKEAPRLFKEAKETLQDSLALPHINLAINIARGSASFLGNDLLIALKGVKNDSLMKAFNETNKKAIAAINDYASYLEKEKLPKANNKYAIGVENYKKMLLYQEEIKLSPDAILAIGLQELKKEQQSFNNAAKIINPNKKPVDVYNDMQKEHPTAADLIPHARKNIEAIRQYVIDHKITTMPSDVRVKIQETPAYARATSTASMDSPGPFETKATQAFYYITPVDPKWTPQQQEEWLAQFNYYTTDIVSIHEAYPGHYTQFLHSNAAKTSKIQKVFMSYAYVEGWAHYTEKMMIDAGYGNTGDPVKAAKYRLAQSGDALLRICRLCVSIKTHCHGMTVDEATKFFMDNWYQGDKPSRQEAMRGTYDPGYLFYTLGKLQILKLREDYKKQEGSNYSLQKFNDAMLDNGTPPIRILREILLKDEKTWGAIL; encoded by the coding sequence ATGAAAAAACCGCTTATTTTTTCTTTTACTTTGCTTTTTGTTCTCTTTAGCTGCAACAAAAAACAAGACAATACTGATGCTTCTTCCGGATCCGGCGACGAAGCTTTTCTAAAATTATCTGAAAAATATATTACTGAAAGTCTTCAATGGAGTCCGCAATTGGGTGTTTATTTGGGATTGCATGAATATGATGGCAAATTAGGTCATTACAGCAAAAGTGATCTGGACAAACGAACTGCTTCTCTTAAAAAGTTCGATCAGGAATTGACCGCAATTGATTCTTCTGCTTTAAGTAAAAAAACGTATTACGATTGGAAAATCCTTAAATCGAATGCAAAGAGTGAATTATACAGCATTGAAGATTTAAAGGTTTACCATAAAAACCCAATGGTTTATGCCGGAGTTATTGATGTTAATATTTATATTCAACGCAATTTTGCTCCTATCGAACAACAGATAAAATCGATTATTGCAATTGAAAAAGAGGCTCCAAGATTGTTTAAGGAAGCTAAAGAAACTTTGCAGGATTCTCTGGCGCTGCCACATATTAATTTAGCGATTAACATTGCAAGAGGTTCCGCTTCATTTTTAGGAAACGATCTTTTAATAGCTTTAAAAGGGGTAAAAAATGATAGTTTAATGAAGGCTTTTAATGAAACAAATAAAAAAGCAATCGCTGCCATTAATGATTACGCTTCTTATTTAGAAAAAGAAAAATTACCTAAAGCGAACAACAAATATGCTATTGGTGTAGAAAATTATAAAAAAATGCTGCTGTATCAGGAAGAAATTAAATTGTCTCCAGATGCCATTTTAGCCATTGGTTTGCAAGAATTAAAAAAAGAACAGCAATCTTTTAATAATGCAGCAAAAATTATCAACCCGAATAAAAAACCGGTTGATGTTTATAATGACATGCAAAAAGAACATCCAACTGCTGCCGATTTGATTCCGCATGCAAGAAAGAATATTGAAGCAATTCGTCAATATGTAATTGATCATAAAATTACGACGATGCCTTCTGATGTTCGTGTTAAAATTCAGGAAACTCCGGCTTATGCAAGAGCAACAAGTACGGCTTCAATGGATTCTCCCGGCCCGTTTGAAACGAAAGCGACTCAGGCTTTTTATTATATCACTCCTGTAGATCCAAAATGGACTCCGCAACAACAGGAAGAATGGCTGGCGCAGTTTAATTATTATACGACAGATATTGTTTCCATTCACGAAGCATATCCGGGACATTACACGCAGTTTTTACATTCGAATGCTGCTAAAACTTCTAAAATTCAAAAGGTATTTATGAGTTACGCTTATGTGGAAGGCTGGGCGCATTATACTGAAAAAATGATGATTGATGCCGGATACGGAAATACCGGAGATCCTGTTAAAGCGGCTAAATATCGTTTGGCACAATCCGGAGATGCGCTTTTGCGTATTTGTCGTTTATGTGTTTCTATAAAAACGCATTGTCACGGAATGACGGTTGATGAAGCGACAAAATTTTTTATGGACAATTGGTACCAGGGCGATAAACCTTCGCGACAAGAGGCAATGCGCGGTACTTATGATCCGGGTTATTTATTTTATACTTTAGGAAAATTGCAGATTTTAAAACTTCGAGAAGATTATAAAAAGCAGGAAGGAAGCAATTATAGTTTGCAGAAATTTAATGATGCAATGCTGGATAACGGAACTCCGCCAATACGAATCCTGAGAGAAATATTATTGAAAGACGAAAAAACCTGGGGCGCTATTTTGTAG
- a CDS encoding L-threonine 3-dehydrogenase produces the protein MNPKILIIGACGQIGTELTQKLRKIYGTENVIASDIRKLNTDVVNSGPFEVVNALDFNQIEHLVEVHQITDIYLMAALLSATAEKNPAFAWDLNMNSLFHVLNLAKAKKIKKIFWPSSIAVFGPTTPKENTPQYTIMEPSTVYGISKQAGERWCEYYHNIYGVDVRSIRYPGLISWSTPPGGGTTDYAVDIFYKAIADKKYECFLSSETKMPMMYMDDAINATIAIMQAPEEKIKIHSSYNLAAMSFTPTEIAAEIKKHIPEFTITYEPDFRQKIADSWPASIDDAEAREDWNWKHTFDLESMTKDMLEHLG, from the coding sequence ATGAATCCAAAAATATTGATAATTGGGGCTTGCGGTCAGATTGGGACAGAACTAACCCAAAAATTACGCAAAATCTACGGAACAGAAAATGTAATTGCTTCTGATATTCGAAAATTAAATACTGACGTTGTTAATTCAGGTCCTTTTGAAGTTGTCAATGCTTTAGATTTCAATCAAATAGAACATCTTGTTGAAGTACATCAAATTACGGATATTTATTTGATGGCGGCACTTTTATCGGCTACAGCCGAAAAAAATCCTGCATTTGCCTGGGATTTAAATATGAATTCTCTTTTTCATGTTTTGAATCTGGCGAAAGCAAAAAAAATAAAAAAGATTTTCTGGCCTTCGAGCATCGCTGTTTTTGGTCCAACTACGCCTAAAGAAAATACGCCTCAATATACGATTATGGAGCCTTCTACGGTTTACGGAATTAGCAAACAGGCGGGAGAAAGATGGTGCGAATATTATCATAATATTTACGGTGTTGATGTTCGAAGCATTCGTTATCCGGGTTTAATTAGCTGGTCTACTCCTCCCGGCGGCGGAACTACTGATTATGCTGTTGATATTTTTTATAAGGCTATTGCCGATAAAAAATACGAATGCTTTTTATCATCAGAAACAAAAATGCCAATGATGTATATGGATGATGCAATTAATGCAACTATTGCTATTATGCAGGCTCCGGAAGAAAAAATCAAAATACATTCTTCATACAATTTAGCGGCTATGAGTTTTACGCCAACTGAAATTGCTGCTGAAATTAAAAAACATATTCCTGAATTTACGATTACTTACGAACCTGATTTCCGTCAGAAAATTGCAGATAGCTGGCCGGCAAGTATTGATGATGCTGAAGCAAGGGAAGACTGGAACTGGAAACATACTTTTGATCTTGAATCGATGACAAAAGATATGTTGGAACATTTGGGATAA
- the mfd gene encoding transcription-repair coupling factor: protein MSKNALYTTYDNLPKTQQIATHLLESGPVKMHLNGLLGSAISFIIRGIFKKTELPFLIVLDNKEDAAYYLNDLEQMIGEQDVLFYPASFRRPYQIEETDNANVLLRAEVLNRINSRKKPAIIVTYPEALFEKVVTRQQLDKNTLKVALNDKISIDFINEVLFEYEFKRVDFITEPGEFSVRGGIVDVFSFSNDHPYRIEFFGNEVDSIRSFDVETQLSVETHKKITIIPNVENKIFQENRESFLDYIAEKTVIFIQNTDGLFSQLDKQFARAEEAFEKLSGEIKHATPEQLFLNQASFIKRALDFSVVELASKPIFKTTKTFDFHIQPQPSFNKQFDLLLNNLSDNHFNGYKNYLFCSNETQAKRFHDIFETLDEANSENIRKQYHTIVLPLYQGFIDEENQITAYTDHQIFERYHKFNIKNGYSKKQNITLKELTSLSVGDYVTHIDHGIGKFGGLQKIQVEGKTQEAIKLVYADNDIVYVSIHSLHKISKYNGKDGTPPKIYKLGSNAWKILKQKTKARVKHIAFNLIQLYAKRRLEKGFQFAPDSYLQNELESSFIYEDTPDQTKSTQEVKADMESDRPMDRLVCGDVGFGKTEVAIRAAFKAVDNSKQVAILVPTTILAYQHYRTFTERLKDMPVSVGYLNRFRTAKQKAQTLKDLAEGKLDIVIGTHQLVNKNVVFKDLGLLIVDEEQKFGVNVKDKLKTIAANVDTLTLTATPIPRTLQFSLMAARDLSVITTPPPNRYPIETNVVGFNEEIIRDAISYEIQRNGQVFFINNRIENIKEVAGMIQRLVPNARVGIGHGQMEGAKLEELMLGFMNGDFDVLVATTIIESGLDVPNANTIFINNANNFGLSDLHQMRGRVGRSNKKAFCYFICPPYSSMTEDARKRIQALEQFSELGSGFNIAMKDLEIRGAGDLLGGEQSGFINEIGFDTYQKIMNEAIEELKENEFKDLYPAENDIETKEYVKDLQIDTDFELLFSDEYINNVTERLSLYNELGGVKNEAELVIFQNKLIDRFGPMPPRANALMNSIRIKWIATNIGIEKLVMKKGKMIGYFVSDQQSDYYQSKRFHKVIKFVQTHSNICTMKEKETSNGLRLLLTFENVKSTKRALELMEMLGE from the coding sequence TTGAGTAAAAACGCCTTATATACTACATACGACAATTTGCCGAAAACACAGCAAATTGCCACACATTTACTAGAAAGTGGTCCCGTAAAAATGCATCTTAACGGATTGTTAGGATCGGCTATATCGTTTATAATTCGTGGTATTTTCAAAAAAACCGAACTGCCTTTTTTGATTGTCTTAGACAATAAAGAAGATGCGGCATATTATCTGAACGATCTCGAACAAATGATTGGTGAGCAGGACGTATTGTTTTATCCCGCTTCATTTCGTCGTCCGTACCAAATTGAAGAAACAGATAATGCCAATGTTTTGCTTCGCGCTGAGGTTTTAAACCGAATCAATTCGCGCAAAAAACCAGCCATAATTGTTACATATCCCGAAGCACTTTTTGAGAAAGTAGTGACGCGTCAGCAACTCGATAAAAACACATTAAAAGTCGCTTTAAACGATAAAATTTCGATTGATTTTATTAACGAAGTTTTATTCGAATACGAATTCAAAAGAGTAGATTTTATTACAGAACCCGGCGAATTTTCGGTTCGTGGAGGAATTGTCGATGTGTTTTCTTTTTCAAACGATCATCCGTATAGAATTGAGTTTTTTGGAAATGAAGTAGACAGCATCAGAAGCTTTGATGTAGAAACTCAATTATCTGTTGAAACACATAAAAAAATTACGATTATCCCGAATGTTGAGAATAAAATATTTCAGGAAAATCGCGAAAGTTTCTTAGATTATATTGCTGAGAAAACGGTCATTTTTATTCAAAATACTGACGGACTTTTTAGTCAGTTAGACAAACAGTTCGCAAGAGCAGAAGAAGCTTTTGAGAAACTTTCGGGAGAAATAAAACATGCTACGCCGGAACAATTATTCTTAAATCAGGCTTCGTTTATTAAACGTGCTTTAGATTTTTCTGTTGTAGAATTGGCTTCAAAGCCCATTTTCAAAACGACTAAAACATTCGATTTTCATATTCAGCCACAACCATCTTTCAATAAACAATTTGATTTATTGCTGAATAATCTAAGTGATAATCATTTCAACGGATATAAAAATTATTTATTCTGTTCGAATGAAACTCAGGCTAAACGTTTTCATGATATTTTCGAAACTTTAGACGAAGCTAATTCTGAGAATATCCGCAAGCAATATCATACTATTGTATTGCCTTTATATCAGGGTTTTATTGACGAAGAAAATCAGATAACGGCTTACACAGATCATCAGATTTTTGAGCGTTATCATAAATTCAACATCAAAAACGGCTATTCTAAAAAGCAAAATATTACGCTAAAAGAATTAACCTCGCTTTCGGTTGGGGATTATGTAACACACATCGATCACGGAATTGGTAAGTTTGGCGGATTGCAGAAAATTCAGGTTGAAGGAAAAACGCAGGAAGCCATTAAGTTGGTTTATGCAGATAATGATATCGTTTATGTAAGCATTCACTCGCTTCATAAAATCTCTAAATACAACGGAAAAGACGGAACGCCGCCGAAAATTTATAAGTTAGGATCGAACGCCTGGAAAATTTTAAAACAAAAAACCAAAGCGCGCGTCAAACATATTGCTTTCAACTTGATTCAGTTGTATGCAAAACGCCGTTTAGAAAAAGGGTTTCAGTTTGCGCCGGACAGTTATCTGCAAAACGAATTAGAAAGTTCGTTTATTTATGAAGATACGCCGGATCAAACCAAATCGACACAAGAAGTAAAAGCCGACATGGAAAGCGATCGCCCGATGGATCGTTTGGTTTGCGGCGACGTAGGTTTTGGAAAAACAGAAGTTGCGATTCGTGCCGCTTTTAAAGCGGTTGACAATAGCAAACAAGTCGCGATTTTAGTTCCAACAACTATTCTAGCGTATCAACATTACAGAACTTTTACGGAACGATTAAAAGATATGCCTGTTTCTGTAGGTTACTTAAACCGATTTAGAACAGCAAAACAAAAAGCGCAAACCCTAAAAGATTTAGCCGAAGGAAAACTTGATATCGTCATTGGAACGCATCAATTGGTAAACAAGAATGTAGTTTTTAAAGACTTAGGTTTATTGATTGTCGATGAGGAACAAAAGTTTGGAGTAAACGTAAAAGATAAATTGAAGACCATTGCAGCAAATGTCGATACGCTGACATTAACGGCAACACCAATTCCGAGAACTTTACAATTCTCATTGATGGCTGCAAGAGATTTATCTGTAATTACAACACCTCCGCCAAATCGTTATCCGATAGAAACAAATGTTGTTGGTTTTAATGAAGAAATTATTCGTGACGCGATTTCGTATGAAATTCAGCGAAACGGGCAAGTTTTCTTTATCAATAACAGAATCGAAAATATAAAAGAAGTCGCAGGAATGATTCAGCGTTTGGTTCCAAATGCCAGAGTAGGAATTGGTCACGGACAAATGGAAGGTGCCAAACTCGAAGAATTGATGTTAGGTTTTATGAACGGAGATTTTGATGTTTTGGTAGCAACCACAATTATAGAAAGTGGTTTGGATGTACCAAATGCCAACACAATTTTCATTAACAATGCCAACAATTTCGGATTATCAGATTTGCATCAAATGCGTGGACGAGTAGGACGAAGCAACAAAAAAGCATTCTGTTATTTCATCTGTCCGCCATATTCATCCATGACCGAAGACGCCAGAAAACGTATTCAGGCTTTGGAACAATTCAGCGAATTGGGAAGCGGTTTTAATATTGCCATGAAAGATCTTGAAATTCGTGGTGCAGGAGATTTATTAGGCGGCGAACAAAGTGGTTTCATAAACGAAATAGGTTTTGATACGTACCAAAAAATCATGAATGAAGCCATTGAGGAATTAAAAGAAAACGAATTCAAAGATTTATATCCGGCAGAAAACGATATTGAAACCAAGGAATATGTAAAAGATTTACAAATCGATACTGATTTTGAGTTGTTGTTTTCTGATGAATATATCAATAATGTCACCGAGCGTTTGAGTTTGTACAACGAGTTGGGCGGCGTGAAAAATGAAGCAGAATTGGTCATTTTCCAAAATAAATTAATTGACCGTTTCGGTCCAATGCCTCCGCGTGCCAATGCTTTGATGAATAGTATTCGCATCAAATGGATTGCGACCAATATAGGAATTGAGAAGCTGGTGATGAAAAAAGGTAAAATGATTGGCTATTTTGTTTCAGATCAACAGTCGGATTATTACCAATCGAAACGTTTTCATAAAGTGATAAAATTTGTGCAAACGCACAGTAATATTTGTACAATGAAAGAAAAAGAGACTTCAAATGGGTTACGTCTTTTATTGACTTTCGAGAATGTAAAATCGACCAAACGAGCTTTGGAGTTGATGGAAATGTTGGGAGAGTAA